The Akkermansiaceae bacterium genome has a window encoding:
- a CDS encoding transposase, with product MTPSRAGVGAATSVAFSTSISPPLRATIHPIPASHAALDDFEIFAGDGHFHAAASHDQRDYKGRKTAVGHLYTLNLRNFTCNHLALSNKKEKRRTRKTEKNHDITLLKSLDRELLRQGAPKGRKVIYVWDKAGIDFAQWFKWKQAGGIYFLSLEKDNMRPVSPMPLGFDTADPVNAGVISDELAGYGGGVMLRRITYRCPQSGRDLVLLTNLTSSSFPPGLIAQLYRMRWDIEKIFDVFKNKLGEIKAWGSTEAAREMQALFITLSHNLLTRFEETIREEEGIENTTNRERMDKRLEQAQSEASQLGGELPRLYKDWQRLKQTGVTFIRWLRNQIFKPTSWVQSLHLLRQTYAIFKA from the coding sequence TTGACGCCCTCAAGAGCAGGCGTCGGCGCAGCCACCTCCGTAGCCTTCTCGACGAGTATCTCGCCACCGCTCCGCGCAACCATCCATCCCATCCCGGCAAGCCATGCGGCCCTTGATGATTTTGAGATTTTCGCGGGGGACGGCCACTTTCATGCCGCCGCCTCCCATGACCAGCGTGATTACAAGGGAAGGAAAACAGCCGTAGGCCACCTCTACACACTGAACCTGCGAAACTTCACCTGTAATCACCTCGCCCTGAGCAACAAGAAAGAAAAACGGCGGACAAGGAAGACCGAGAAAAACCACGACATCACCCTGCTCAAGTCCCTCGACAGAGAGCTCCTGCGCCAAGGCGCGCCAAAGGGAAGGAAGGTCATCTACGTGTGGGATAAGGCCGGAATCGATTTCGCCCAGTGGTTCAAGTGGAAGCAAGCGGGCGGCATTTACTTCCTGAGCCTTGAAAAAGACAACATGCGCCCGGTGAGTCCGATGCCCCTTGGGTTTGACACCGCGGATCCGGTTAACGCCGGAGTAATCAGCGACGAACTCGCAGGATACGGCGGCGGAGTCATGCTGCGGCGCATCACCTACCGCTGCCCGCAGAGCGGACGCGACCTGGTATTGCTGACCAACCTGACAAGCTCAAGCTTCCCGCCGGGACTCATTGCCCAGCTCTACCGCATGCGCTGGGACATCGAGAAAATCTTCGATGTGTTCAAGAACAAGCTTGGCGAGATAAAGGCATGGGGGAGCACGGAGGCCGCGCGGGAGATGCAGGCCCTCTTCATCACCCTGAGCCACAACCTGCTGACACGCTTTGAGGAAACCATCAGGGAAGAAGAGGGAATCGAGAACACAACAAACCGCGAGCGGATGGACAAGCGTCTTGAGCAGGCGCAAAGTGAAGCCAGCCAGTTAGGAGGGGAGTTGCCAAGGCTATACAAAGACTGGCAGAGGCTTAAGCAGACGGGCGTGACCTTCATCCGCTGGTTAAGAAATCAAATTTTCAAACCGACTTCGTGGGTGCAGTCCTTGCACCTGTTAAGGCAAACCTACGCCATTTTTAAAGCATGA
- a CDS encoding outer membrane lipoprotein carrier protein LolA, whose protein sequence is MIKRRWILVALLWLALYPAFGAQHDLEPLKKALDRQAKHRSVQVRLRQTKKLPALKEPVINTGQLWLIPGKSFRWQIGDPKASTAVYDGTRVYLLDEKKKTAVDLSPSDRKVKPLLIMLGIGEGASFDSMMEAFNVSGVKNDGTRYVIVLVPKSSKLKRAINHLTLQVNMKNSFLERIEWSQRDGTHALTEFFTPTVNKPLPESIFSIKKEDYTWK, encoded by the coding sequence ATGATCAAACGTCGCTGGATACTCGTCGCCCTGCTCTGGCTCGCCCTCTACCCTGCGTTCGGTGCCCAACATGACCTCGAACCTTTGAAAAAGGCACTCGACCGGCAGGCGAAGCACCGGTCGGTCCAGGTCCGTTTGCGCCAGACTAAAAAACTGCCCGCACTCAAGGAGCCGGTCATCAACACCGGCCAGCTCTGGCTGATTCCCGGCAAGTCGTTCAGGTGGCAAATCGGCGACCCGAAGGCGAGCACCGCGGTCTACGACGGGACACGGGTTTACCTGCTCGACGAAAAGAAAAAAACCGCCGTCGACCTCAGCCCAAGCGACCGCAAGGTCAAACCGCTGCTGATCATGCTCGGCATCGGGGAAGGTGCCTCGTTCGACTCGATGATGGAGGCCTTCAATGTCTCGGGTGTCAAAAACGACGGCACACGTTACGTCATTGTCCTCGTCCCCAAGTCGTCCAAACTCAAACGCGCCATCAACCACCTGACACTCCAGGTGAACATGAAAAACTCCTTCCTGGAACGCATCGAGTGGTCGCAGCGCGACGGCACCCACGCGCTGACCGAATTTTTCACCCCCACGGTGAACAAACCCCTACCGGAATCCATCTTCTCCATCAAAAAGGAAGACTACACCTGGAAATAA
- a CDS encoding acyl--CoA ligase, with translation MIIVDEIKGRAHGSRVAIREGGNDISFDALFHAVAQVRNQLLAHPAFHQSVVPRIGVRFPNGLGYIVVALAVLETKACFVPIPDELTGCEREQLIGETALHGVVSWVESGNPDSVIDLPLGLGRAEVRGCQNPTCGFSEQAFDALNPAFIRFSSGTTAASKGVILSHESLLARIRSANDALGIQPGDCVLWTLPMAHHFAVSIVLYLYFGATTVIEACHQPDQIYQSAKNAGANILYGSPFHFAQLAQCGEAGYLPSLRLAVSTASALSDGVAEAFEKRFQLPLTQALGIIEVGLPILNLEHAKDMPTALGQVLPAYEWKIRDYEQDKGVGELLLRGPGMFDAYLSPWQTRAEISDDDWFATGDLVEEVLPGTLMMRGRCKSVINVGGMKVFPEEIEAAFNEHPSILRSRVFAARHPTLGGFPVGEFICKEGCSVPSMLELIKFCEPRLAAYKIPLQMKAVDHIDLTPSGKVKRH, from the coding sequence ATGATCATCGTCGATGAAATCAAAGGACGGGCTCACGGCTCTCGCGTGGCTATCCGCGAAGGCGGGAATGATATTTCCTTCGACGCATTGTTTCACGCCGTCGCACAAGTAAGGAACCAGCTATTGGCCCATCCGGCCTTTCACCAGTCCGTCGTTCCACGTATCGGGGTGCGGTTTCCGAACGGACTTGGATACATCGTCGTGGCACTGGCCGTGCTGGAAACCAAGGCGTGTTTTGTACCCATTCCTGACGAGCTGACCGGATGCGAGAGGGAGCAGCTCATCGGGGAGACGGCACTTCACGGGGTGGTTTCCTGGGTCGAATCTGGAAATCCGGACAGCGTAATCGACCTGCCCCTGGGGCTTGGTCGGGCCGAGGTGAGGGGGTGTCAAAATCCAACATGTGGGTTCTCCGAGCAGGCATTCGATGCACTCAATCCGGCGTTTATCCGGTTCAGTTCGGGGACGACGGCAGCGTCCAAGGGGGTGATCCTTTCCCATGAATCGTTGCTGGCGAGAATCAGGTCGGCCAACGATGCACTCGGCATCCAGCCCGGGGATTGTGTGTTGTGGACCTTGCCGATGGCGCACCATTTTGCGGTATCGATAGTCTTGTATCTCTATTTCGGCGCGACCACGGTGATAGAGGCGTGCCATCAGCCAGACCAGATCTATCAGTCGGCGAAGAATGCGGGGGCCAACATCCTGTACGGCAGCCCGTTCCATTTTGCCCAGCTGGCACAGTGTGGAGAAGCCGGGTATCTCCCGTCTTTGAGGCTTGCTGTATCGACCGCGTCCGCGCTGAGTGACGGCGTGGCCGAGGCGTTTGAAAAGCGTTTTCAACTGCCACTGACACAGGCGCTGGGTATCATCGAGGTCGGTTTGCCGATCTTGAATCTCGAGCATGCCAAGGATATGCCGACAGCCTTGGGGCAGGTACTACCGGCCTATGAGTGGAAGATCCGCGACTATGAGCAGGACAAAGGGGTCGGGGAGCTGTTGCTGCGCGGGCCGGGGATGTTTGATGCCTATCTATCACCCTGGCAGACGAGGGCGGAAATCAGTGACGACGACTGGTTTGCCACAGGGGACCTTGTGGAGGAAGTGCTACCCGGCACGCTGATGATGCGTGGCCGTTGCAAAAGTGTGATCAATGTGGGCGGAATGAAGGTGTTTCCCGAGGAGATCGAAGCGGCGTTCAATGAGCACCCCTCGATACTGCGGAGTCGTGTTTTTGCGGCGCGTCATCCTACGCTTGGAGGGTTTCCCGTAGGGGAGTTTATCTGCAAGGAAGGCTGCTCCGTTCCCTCGATGCTTGAGCTTATCAAGTTTTGTGAGCCGCGTCTTGCTGCTTATAAAATTCCGCTGCAAATGAAAGCGGTGGATCACATCGACCTGACCCCAAGCGGCAAGGTGAAACGACACTAA
- a CDS encoding acyloxyacyl hydrolase — protein MKTPITISLLVLALTGSGAFCAEEKTVVTDAPRVVSWKRHTLDVETGLIWNVGSNTPIPYRIVPTQFSWRSPYVWKKDFSGGSKLLFRNQVSVIADWVQHGPEDYYIGLSGAPSIEWWSADDKWSVYAAVGGGFGLTNSTNVPGGQGQDFTYNWFAKSGLRYQFDQDFGVYGGVFFQHLSNRGATDPNPGVDALGFTMGVSFSF, from the coding sequence ATGAAAACACCTATTACCATCTCCCTGCTGGTCTTGGCCTTGACTGGCTCCGGTGCCTTCTGTGCCGAGGAAAAAACCGTCGTGACCGATGCACCCCGGGTGGTCTCATGGAAACGTCACACCCTCGATGTCGAAACCGGACTGATCTGGAACGTAGGTTCTAACACTCCGATTCCCTACCGCATTGTACCCACCCAGTTTTCCTGGCGCAGTCCGTACGTCTGGAAAAAGGATTTCTCCGGTGGCTCGAAACTGCTGTTCCGCAACCAGGTGTCGGTGATCGCCGACTGGGTCCAGCATGGCCCCGAGGACTATTACATCGGTCTCTCAGGCGCTCCTTCGATCGAATGGTGGTCGGCGGATGACAAGTGGTCGGTCTACGCCGCCGTCGGAGGTGGTTTCGGTCTGACCAACAGCACCAATGTGCCCGGTGGCCAGGGGCAGGACTTCACCTACAACTGGTTTGCCAAAAGTGGCTTGCGTTATCAGTTTGACCAGGATTTTGGTGTGTATGGAGGGGTGTTTTTCCAGCATCTTTCTAACCGGGGTGCCACGGACCCCAACCCCGGCGTCGATGCCCTGGGTTTCACCATGGGCGTGAGTTTTTCTTTCTAG
- a CDS encoding arylsulfatase, with product MKNRLKSMGLAIACLVSTTAHGAGKPNIIYILADDLGYGDVQALNPKQGKIPTPGMDRLAEQGMVFTDAHSNSSVCTPTRYGVLTGRYNWRTYKQSGVLFGFDQPLIAKDRLTVAGLLKKQGYKTAMVGKWHLGLGLRSPDGKPTKGQKAAVDGVDWSARITGGPVDLGFDSWYGIAASLDMPPYIFINNDHFVGKCTTTKAFHRKGPAHADFEAVDVLDTIGEKAADFIRRQKADEPFFLYVPLTSPHAPIIPTDQWKGKSKLGLYGDFVMQTDAVVARITDAVDAAKLADNTIIIVTSDNGCSKVADIPGLKKQGHFPNAHYRGSKSDIWDGGHRVPFIVRWPAGVEAGSSSGEVICLTDLMATCAELSGGKLPDNAGEDSVSFAPALKGKPIVSTRKGVVHHSVSGQFAYRQGKWKLLLTKASGGWTREKMSDNSPAQLYDMEADPGEQKNLYKSHPEVVERLIAQLESDVKRGRSTDGPDQKNDIKVINIRKGMKR from the coding sequence ATGAAAAACCGATTAAAATCCATGGGGCTGGCCATTGCCTGTCTCGTATCCACCACGGCACACGGTGCCGGTAAACCTAACATTATCTACATCCTGGCCGACGACCTCGGCTACGGTGATGTCCAGGCACTCAATCCGAAGCAGGGAAAAATCCCCACACCGGGCATGGACCGCCTCGCCGAGCAAGGGATGGTTTTTACCGATGCGCATTCCAATTCATCGGTCTGCACGCCGACCCGATATGGCGTTTTGACCGGGCGTTATAATTGGCGCACGTATAAACAAAGCGGGGTTCTGTTCGGTTTCGACCAGCCGCTCATCGCCAAGGATCGTCTCACCGTTGCCGGGCTTTTGAAGAAGCAGGGTTACAAAACGGCGATGGTGGGCAAGTGGCACCTTGGACTCGGTCTCCGCTCCCCGGATGGAAAGCCGACCAAAGGGCAAAAGGCCGCCGTTGACGGGGTCGACTGGAGCGCGCGTATCACCGGTGGTCCCGTCGATCTCGGCTTTGATTCCTGGTATGGCATCGCCGCCTCGCTGGATATGCCGCCGTACATTTTTATCAACAATGACCACTTCGTCGGCAAGTGCACAACCACCAAGGCGTTTCACCGCAAGGGGCCGGCCCACGCCGACTTTGAGGCGGTCGATGTGCTCGACACCATCGGGGAAAAAGCGGCCGATTTCATCCGACGGCAAAAAGCGGACGAGCCGTTTTTTCTCTATGTGCCACTGACCTCACCCCATGCGCCGATCATCCCGACGGATCAGTGGAAGGGGAAAAGCAAGCTCGGACTCTACGGTGACTTTGTCATGCAGACCGATGCCGTCGTCGCCCGGATCACCGATGCCGTGGATGCTGCCAAACTGGCAGACAATACAATCATCATTGTCACCAGCGACAACGGCTGCTCGAAGGTCGCGGACATTCCCGGCCTGAAAAAACAGGGGCATTTCCCCAATGCACACTACCGCGGGTCGAAATCAGACATCTGGGACGGTGGCCACCGTGTGCCCTTCATTGTGCGCTGGCCAGCCGGTGTCGAAGCAGGGTCGTCCAGCGGCGAGGTGATCTGCCTGACCGACCTGATGGCGACCTGTGCCGAGCTGTCGGGGGGCAAACTACCCGACAATGCGGGCGAGGACAGTGTGAGTTTTGCGCCAGCGTTGAAAGGAAAACCGATTGTTTCCACCCGCAAAGGCGTTGTGCACCACTCTGTGAGCGGCCAGTTTGCTTATCGTCAGGGGAAATGGAAACTGCTGCTCACCAAAGCCTCCGGTGGCTGGACCAGGGAAAAAATGTCCGACAACTCCCCGGCTCAGCTCTACGACATGGAAGCCGATCCCGGTGAACAGAAAAACCTCTACAAAAGCCACCCCGAAGTCGTCGAGCGCCTGATTGCCCAGCTGGAGTCCGACGTCAAGCGGGGCCGTAGTACCGACGGACCCGACCAGAAGAACGATATCAAAGTCATCAATATCCGCAAAGGCATGAAGAGGTGA
- a CDS encoding alpha-L-fucosidase: MASLMLMSPSASAEPKEDSHMEWWRDARYGMFIHWGLYTVAGGEWKGRDYGKEQGGASAEWLMNSAKIKGAEYRNTLAPQFNPTDFDAKSWVSLAKKSGMKYIVITSKHHDGFCLFDTDATDYNVMDATPFKRDIIKELSDECAKQGIKFGVYYSQFKDWYHRGRGRGNPGTMTNGEYLKLVEKNLDELLSNYGDMAVLWFDVGGNNVVEADAQGARVRELQPNSVICSRLYSRKVPVEKQKYADFNSLPDRMLPAERMKVDSETCMTMRHNWGYDRTDDAWKSEKDIVEFLALCAARGVNLLLNVGPDPKGNILPEESGRLLAAGKWMEVNGASIYGTKPSPVDFDFWWGAMTQKDNTVYLHVLEWKKEGIEFNGIVGKPTKAYFLADAEKKPLPVTYDASGHITRVEVPATAPDARNTVIAVEYGAAIATDPDAKGKYHWYTTRSKRHTDIRGRKGAGEHKLPGAVKEARK; this comes from the coding sequence ATGGCGTCACTCATGTTGATGTCCCCGTCTGCCAGTGCAGAACCCAAGGAAGATTCCCACATGGAGTGGTGGCGTGACGCCCGCTACGGCATGTTCATCCACTGGGGCCTCTATACCGTTGCCGGAGGTGAATGGAAAGGCAGGGACTACGGCAAGGAGCAGGGTGGCGCCAGCGCGGAATGGCTGATGAACAGCGCGAAAATCAAGGGCGCGGAATACCGTAATACACTGGCCCCCCAGTTTAACCCAACGGATTTTGATGCCAAGTCATGGGTCTCTCTCGCCAAGAAATCAGGTATGAAATACATCGTTATCACCTCGAAACACCACGATGGCTTCTGCCTGTTTGATACCGATGCCACCGATTACAACGTAATGGATGCCACTCCGTTCAAGCGCGACATCATCAAGGAGCTTTCCGACGAGTGCGCCAAGCAGGGGATTAAATTCGGTGTGTATTACTCCCAGTTCAAGGACTGGTACCACCGCGGCCGGGGAAGAGGAAATCCCGGCACCATGACAAATGGAGAATACCTCAAGCTCGTTGAGAAAAACCTCGACGAACTGCTGTCGAATTATGGCGACATGGCCGTTTTGTGGTTTGACGTCGGTGGTAACAATGTGGTGGAGGCTGATGCCCAGGGGGCAAGGGTGCGTGAACTGCAGCCGAATTCGGTGATCTGCAGCCGCCTCTATAGCCGCAAGGTGCCGGTGGAAAAACAGAAATACGCCGACTTTAATTCGCTTCCCGACCGGATGCTGCCTGCGGAACGTATGAAGGTCGATTCCGAGACCTGCATGACCATGCGCCACAACTGGGGTTACGACCGGACCGATGACGCCTGGAAAAGTGAGAAGGACATCGTTGAGTTCCTGGCACTCTGCGCCGCCCGTGGTGTCAACCTTCTGCTCAACGTTGGCCCCGATCCGAAAGGGAATATTCTTCCCGAGGAATCCGGGCGACTGCTTGCAGCCGGGAAGTGGATGGAAGTCAATGGCGCATCAATTTACGGCACCAAGCCATCTCCGGTTGATTTTGATTTCTGGTGGGGAGCGATGACGCAGAAGGATAACACCGTCTATCTCCATGTGCTGGAGTGGAAGAAGGAGGGGATCGAATTTAACGGCATCGTCGGCAAGCCGACCAAGGCCTATTTTCTAGCAGATGCTGAGAAAAAACCTCTTCCCGTTACTTATGACGCCAGCGGTCACATCACCAGGGTCGAAGTTCCTGCAACAGCGCCGGATGCACGCAATACCGTGATCGCCGTGGAGTATGGTGCCGCCATCGCCACCGATCCCGATGCAAAAGGCAAGTACCACTGGTACACCACTCGCTCGAAACGCCATACGGATATTCGCGGTAGAAAAGGTGCCGGTGAACACAAACTTCCAGGCGCCGTGAAGGAAGCTAGAAAGTAG